DNA sequence from the Arthrobacter crystallopoietes genome:
GGCTTGGACGCCGTGGTGGAGTTTGACCGGTCCGGTGCGGACCTGGTCCTGCTGGATCTGATGCTGCCGGGACAGTCCGGCACCGAGGTCTGCCGGCAGCTGCGCCAGCGGTCCAACGTACCCGTGATCATGCTGACCGCCAAGGATGCGGAGATCGACAAGGTGGTCGGCCTGGAGCTGGGCGCCGACGACTACGTCACCAAGCCCTATTCCTCGCGCGAACTGGTAGCCCGGGTCCGCGCTGTCCTGCGCCGCCAGGGCGAGCCGGAAGAGCTGATTTCCAACACCGTCCAGTCCGGCCCGGTGCGGATGGATGTCGAGCGGCACGTGGTCAGTGTCAGCGGCGAGCAGGTCTCCCTGCCGCTGAAGGAGTTCGAGCTGCTGGAAATGCTGCTGCGCAACGCGGGCCGGGTGCTCACCCGCGGCCAGCTGATCGACCGGGTCTGGGGCTCCGACTATGTCGGCGATACCAAGACCCTGGACGTCCACGTGAAGCGGCTGCGCAGCAAGGTGGAGCCAGACCCGTCCGCCCCGCGTTACCTGGTCACCGTCCGCGGCCTCGGCTACAAATTCGAGCCGTAGACCCAGTGGTATAGACAGAAGGACCGCACTCCTTGTGAACTGCTCCCCGAAAGTTGGACTGAGAAATCAGTTCTGACTTTCGGGGAGTAGTTTTATGCATGGAAGAAGTTCGTTGTCCGAGGAACAGCGCGAGGCGGCGGTAGCGTTGTTTGAAACGGGTTGGGGTGCTTGGGCGGTAGCGACCCGGCTCGGTGTAGGTAGAAGTGCCATCAAACGGTTGTATGGTCGATGGCGGATACGCGGAGGTTCGACGCTGGTGGCGAAGCCAACCCGTCCGGTGTACTCGTTTGAGTTCAAGCT
Encoded proteins:
- a CDS encoding response regulator transcription factor, with amino-acid sequence MTRILVVEDEESLSDPLSYLLGKEGFEVQVVDNGLDAVVEFDRSGADLVLLDLMLPGQSGTEVCRQLRQRSNVPVIMLTAKDAEIDKVVGLELGADDYVTKPYSSRELVARVRAVLRRQGEPEELISNTVQSGPVRMDVERHVVSVSGEQVSLPLKEFELLEMLLRNAGRVLTRGQLIDRVWGSDYVGDTKTLDVHVKRLRSKVEPDPSAPRYLVTVRGLGYKFEP